From Phenylobacterium montanum, the proteins below share one genomic window:
- a CDS encoding ornithine cyclodeaminase family protein yields the protein MLFISDAQIFQLSDPRALVGALRNAFQGDTVAPDRMHCALPGDSPATLLVMPAWRDRQAIGVKVVTAIPENALRGRPTVDGGYILLDGQTGALRTVLAASALTLVRTAAVAALGADLLSRQDSRTLLMVGTGALAPHLIRAHAAIRPIERVLVWGRSLKKARGVAAGIGAPHIVAEAAPDLNEAVARADIVSCATLSEAPLVLGRYVRPGTHVDLVGSYRPSMREADNDLFRAARVVVDTRAALIESGDIIGPIEAGLLEQDVPDLALALARGVRREAADEVTVFKAVGVALADLAVAEHLAGLAPPASSLRGY from the coding sequence ATGCTCTTCATCAGCGACGCGCAAATATTTCAACTGAGCGATCCCCGCGCCCTGGTTGGCGCGCTGCGCAACGCCTTCCAGGGCGACACCGTGGCGCCCGACAGGATGCACTGCGCCCTGCCGGGCGATTCGCCGGCGACGCTCCTGGTCATGCCTGCGTGGCGCGACCGCCAGGCGATCGGCGTGAAGGTGGTCACCGCGATCCCGGAAAACGCATTGCGCGGCCGGCCGACGGTGGACGGCGGCTATATTCTGCTCGATGGGCAGACCGGCGCCCTGCGGACGGTCCTGGCGGCCAGCGCCCTGACCCTGGTGCGGACAGCGGCGGTCGCAGCGCTCGGCGCCGACCTTCTGTCCCGGCAAGACAGCCGCACCTTGCTGATGGTCGGGACCGGGGCGCTCGCGCCGCACCTGATCCGCGCCCACGCGGCCATCCGTCCTATCGAGCGGGTTCTCGTATGGGGGCGCAGCCTGAAGAAGGCGAGGGGGGTCGCGGCCGGGATCGGCGCGCCGCATATTGTCGCCGAAGCTGCGCCGGACCTGAACGAGGCCGTCGCGCGGGCCGATATCGTTTCATGCGCCACCTTGAGCGAGGCGCCGCTTGTGCTCGGCCGATACGTCCGGCCGGGGACGCATGTGGACCTGGTCGGCAGTTATAGGCCGAGCATGCGCGAGGCCGACAACGACCTCTTCCGCGCTGCCCGCGTGGTCGTCGACACCCGCGCCGCCCTCATCGAGAGCGGCGACATCATCGGCCCGATTGAAGCCGGCCTGCTGGAGCAGGACGTTCCTGATCTGGCCCTCGCCCTGGCGCGGGGCGTGCGGCGCGAGGCGGCGGACGAAGTGACGGTGTTCAAGGCCGTCGGCGTCGCGCTGGCCGACCTCGCCGTGGCCGAGCATCTGGCGGGATTGGCTCCGCCGGCGTCCTCGCTTCGTGGATATTAA